The following are from one region of the Rosistilla carotiformis genome:
- the bioA gene encoding adenosylmethionine--8-amino-7-oxononanoate transaminase yields the protein MTTKNMHSNAEIGQIDRTAVWHGFTQMAHYEPLVIERGEGNWLFDIEGRRLLDGVSSLWCNLHGHNHPTINAAIRDQLGKIAHVTSLGMIGRTAVELTGRLVDVTPDGLNHVFYSSDGSSSVEAALKMAFQYWQQRENPQPQKTKYVAMGAAYHGDTTGGVSLGGVEHFHSLFGPLLFDVLRGPCPDTYRLPENVTPETACDHYFETFRDLVTGQHQQIAAVVMEPLVQGAAGMIMHPEGFLRRVRDLTRELDILLICDEVATGFGRTGKMFACQHEQVSPDLMCIAKGLTGGYLPMAATLASDAVWNAFLGDLDQNKQFFHGHTYSGNPMAAAAGLASLDVFEEEQVLENLPAKIEHLQRCLQPLASHPHVGSIRQRGLMVGIELVEEKASKQPFPAGQTRGARVCRHALDRGVWIRPLGDVIVLMPPLSIQADEIETLVEAVRYGISQEFPGE from the coding sequence ATGACTACAAAAAACATGCATTCTAACGCGGAAATTGGCCAGATCGATCGCACCGCCGTCTGGCACGGCTTTACCCAAATGGCTCACTATGAGCCGCTGGTGATCGAGCGCGGTGAGGGAAACTGGCTGTTCGATATCGAAGGTCGCCGCTTGCTGGACGGCGTCAGCAGCCTGTGGTGCAACTTGCACGGCCACAATCACCCCACGATCAACGCGGCGATCCGCGACCAATTGGGCAAGATCGCCCACGTCACTTCCCTGGGGATGATCGGCCGCACTGCCGTCGAACTCACCGGCCGATTGGTCGACGTCACTCCCGACGGGCTGAACCACGTCTTCTACAGTTCCGACGGTTCGTCGTCGGTCGAAGCCGCCCTGAAGATGGCGTTTCAATATTGGCAGCAGCGAGAAAATCCGCAGCCACAAAAAACGAAATACGTCGCCATGGGGGCGGCTTACCACGGCGATACGACCGGCGGCGTCAGCCTCGGCGGCGTCGAACACTTTCATTCGCTGTTCGGTCCGCTATTGTTCGACGTCTTGCGCGGCCCCTGTCCGGACACCTATCGGTTGCCCGAAAACGTGACGCCCGAAACGGCTTGCGATCACTATTTTGAAACCTTCCGCGATCTCGTGACCGGGCAGCATCAACAGATCGCCGCCGTCGTGATGGAACCGCTGGTCCAAGGTGCCGCCGGAATGATCATGCATCCCGAGGGGTTCCTCCGCCGCGTCCGCGACCTGACTCGCGAACTCGACATCCTGCTGATCTGCGACGAGGTGGCGACCGGGTTTGGCCGCACCGGAAAAATGTTCGCCTGCCAACACGAACAGGTCTCGCCCGATCTGATGTGTATCGCCAAAGGACTCACCGGCGGCTACCTGCCGATGGCTGCCACGCTGGCCAGCGACGCTGTCTGGAACGCATTCCTGGGCGACCTGGATCAGAACAAACAATTCTTCCATGGACACACCTATTCCGGCAATCCGATGGCAGCCGCGGCGGGGTTGGCATCGTTGGACGTCTTTGAAGAGGAGCAGGTATTGGAAAACCTGCCCGCCAAGATCGAACATTTGCAGCGCTGTCTGCAACCGCTGGCGTCCCATCCTCATGTCGGCAGCATTCGCCAACGCGGTTTGATGGTCGGAATCGAACTGGTCGAAGAGAAAGCTTCGAAGCAGCCGTTCCCGGCTGGGCAGACGCGTGGAGCCCGAGTCTGTCGCCACGCGTTGGATCGTGGCGTTTGGATTCGGCCGCTGGGAGATGTTATCGTATTGATGCCGCCGTTGAGCATTCAAGCCGACGAGATTGAAACGCTTGTCGAAGCGGTGCGATATGGAATCAGCCAAGAATTCCCAGGCGAATAG
- a CDS encoding sigma-70 family RNA polymerase sigma factor, translating into MNESEDVDRLQQYAPYLTALARAQLSPRYRAKVGVSDIVQQSMIQAYQAIDDFRGTTDVELRAWLRQILARNLIHVDRDLHRDKRNIDRERSLEDRLGQSSLCLEKLLAGSDPTPSQNIATSERVVQLAAALETLPEAQREAVRMHYLEGKKLSEVAGLLNRSTGAVAGLLHRGLKALREAMRE; encoded by the coding sequence ATGAACGAATCCGAAGACGTCGATCGATTGCAGCAGTACGCGCCCTATCTGACAGCGTTGGCGCGAGCTCAGCTGAGTCCCCGTTACCGGGCCAAGGTTGGCGTTTCGGACATCGTGCAGCAATCGATGATCCAAGCCTACCAAGCGATCGACGATTTTCGCGGCACCACCGACGTCGAACTGAGAGCCTGGTTGCGGCAGATCCTCGCCCGCAACCTAATCCACGTCGATCGCGACCTGCATCGCGACAAGCGGAACATCGACCGCGAGCGTTCGCTGGAAGATCGGCTCGGCCAATCGTCGCTCTGCCTGGAAAAACTGCTAGCGGGCAGCGATCCCACACCAAGTCAAAACATCGCCACCAGCGAACGCGTGGTGCAACTGGCCGCCGCTCTGGAAACGCTCCCCGAAGCGCAACGTGAAGCGGTCCGGATGCACTACTTGGAAGGAAAGAAACTTTCAGAGGTCGCCGGCCTTTTGAATCGTTCCACCGGCGCCGTCGCTGGTCTCCTGCACCGCGGGCTCAAGGCGCTCCGCGAAGCGATGCGAGAATAA
- a CDS encoding c-type cytochrome — translation MQVKLFFVLVVAVSMTAARADDPTTRAAAVASNDATLETAAAERGYRFLTEKVYLTPDFHQSDFDALWEVWPRELRAQAADATVEQRRQMAFERYGLTKRPGDDSGRPLQYVVDDAGNWTMNCFSCHGGTVYGQVVPGAPNNAFGLQTLSEEMRKVKFRRGKRLTRMELGSAVLPLGTTHGTSNAVIFGVALMNYRDKDLNIVMDRQPPPMLHHDLDAPPWWNLHKKEFIYIDGFARLSHRGLMQFMLTRQNGPERFREWESDFKDVLTYVKSLRPPKYQGPIDAALAEQGRVVFNQTCADCHGTYGDGVEYPNRRIALDDIGTDPLRLQALPTIAKEKYVESWFSDYGRDGSYAESNGYVAPPLDGVWASAPYLHNGSVPTLWHLLHPEQRPKIWRRTAMEIDAKRVGLQIEQVDRVPLTQTDWAIRRTYFDTQQSGKSAAGHDYPSELSEPERTAVLEYLKTL, via the coding sequence ATGCAAGTCAAACTGTTTTTCGTCTTGGTTGTCGCCGTTTCGATGACCGCAGCACGTGCCGATGATCCAACGACTCGCGCCGCCGCAGTTGCGTCGAACGATGCGACTTTGGAAACCGCTGCGGCAGAGCGTGGGTACCGGTTTCTGACCGAAAAAGTTTACCTGACGCCCGATTTTCACCAGTCCGATTTCGATGCATTGTGGGAGGTCTGGCCGCGTGAACTGCGAGCCCAAGCGGCCGACGCGACGGTCGAACAGCGACGGCAAATGGCTTTCGAACGCTATGGCCTGACCAAGCGTCCCGGCGACGATAGCGGCCGACCGCTGCAATACGTCGTCGACGATGCCGGCAATTGGACGATGAACTGCTTCTCATGTCACGGCGGGACAGTCTATGGTCAAGTGGTTCCCGGAGCGCCAAACAACGCGTTTGGCTTGCAGACGCTCAGCGAAGAGATGCGGAAGGTGAAGTTTCGCCGCGGCAAACGACTGACGCGGATGGAACTGGGATCAGCGGTTCTGCCGCTGGGGACCACACACGGGACCAGCAACGCCGTCATTTTTGGCGTCGCGCTGATGAACTACCGCGACAAAGATTTGAATATCGTGATGGATCGCCAACCGCCGCCGATGTTGCATCACGATCTCGACGCTCCGCCGTGGTGGAATCTGCACAAGAAGGAGTTCATCTATATCGATGGCTTTGCGCGGCTGAGTCATCGTGGATTGATGCAGTTCATGTTGACCCGACAGAACGGTCCGGAGCGGTTTCGGGAATGGGAATCCGATTTCAAAGATGTGCTCACCTACGTCAAAAGCCTGCGTCCGCCAAAGTACCAGGGGCCGATCGATGCAGCATTGGCAGAACAGGGGAGAGTGGTCTTCAATCAGACCTGCGCTGATTGCCATGGTACCTATGGCGATGGGGTCGAGTACCCGAACCGCCGGATCGCCCTGGACGATATCGGCACCGATCCGCTGCGGTTGCAAGCCTTGCCGACAATCGCGAAAGAGAAGTACGTCGAGAGCTGGTTCAGCGATTACGGCCGCGATGGTTCGTATGCCGAGTCCAACGGATATGTTGCGCCGCCGCTGGACGGCGTCTGGGCCAGTGCTCCCTACCTGCACAACGGCAGTGTTCCGACGCTGTGGCATCTGCTGCATCCCGAGCAACGTCCCAAGATCTGGCGCCGAACGGCAATGGAGATCGACGCAAAACGCGTTGGTTTGCAGATCGAACAGGTCGATCGAGTCCCGCTGACACAAACCGACTGGGCGATCCGCCGGACCTATTTCGATACGCAACAGTCGGGCAAAAGTGCAGCCGGCCACGACTATCCCAGCGAGCTTTCCGAACCGGAGCGGACGGCGGTGTTGGAGTATCTCAAGACGCTTTAG